The genomic stretch GTCCTGCATGTAGAGCAATCTCTCGATATCCTCCCAGAGCCCGTCCGTGCCCGGCGTCGTCCGGCGGCTCACGACGTTTGTCGCCGCGACCACCGCATCGATATGCCCGCTCTCATCAAACCGGGGATCGTCAAAGCAGACCGAGAATGTCTTCTGCCGCTCGCCGACACTCCCCGGGCTCTCCGCCTGCAGGAGAACATTGATCAGGGCGGTGACCGTCGAAGAGTCGATACCGCCCGAGAGGCAGGTCCCGACCGGGACGTCGCTTCGGAGCCGGAGCCGGACGGCGTCGGTCAGGAGGGCACGGACGCTTTGCGCGGCGGCCTCGTCTTCGGCCCCGCCCGGGGCGCCGCTCATCGCGAAGTCCCAGTACCGTTCCGGCTCCCCGACGCCCTCCGCGGAGACGACGAGCGTATGGGCCGGCGGGAGCTGGAAGATGCCGTCGTACATCGTCTCAGCGGTGTGATCCGCAACCCCCCACGCAAGGAACGTCGAGAGCATCCGGTCGTTCGGCCGCCGGCCGACCCCGGGATGCACCCGGAGTGCCTTGATCTCCGAGGCAAAGAGGAACGAGCCCCCGGCCATGGTGTAGTAGAACGGCTTGACGCCCAGCCGGTCGCGGGCGCAGAAGAGTTCGCGGCGGCGCCCGTCCCAGAGGGCAAACGCCCACATCCCGTTGAACCGGGCGAGGCAGTCCCTCCCCCACTCCTCGTAGGCGTGCAGGATCACCTCTGTATCGGTTGCAGAAGCAAAACGATGACCGGCGGCAGAGAGCTCCTCCCGGATCTCACGGTAATTGTAGATCTCGCCGTTGAAGACGATCTGAAGCGACCCGTCCTCGTTTCCCATCGGCTGGCGGCCTTCGTCGGAGAGGTCGATGATCGCGAGGCGGCGATGGGCAAGGCCGATCGACCCGGAGAAGAACGTTCCTTCGCCGTCAGGGCCGCGGTGAGCCAGGCGCTCCGCCATCGCCCCGACGAGAGCCGCATCCGCATCCTCACCGTTCAGGGCAAACTGCCCGGCAATACCGCACATGCTCCGGACACCAGGGACGGGCTACTTGTCTGAACAGGTCTTATCCAGGCCCGTCCCGTTGATGTCGCAGGAGGGGCAGGGGGTCGAGCCGTTCACCACCCGGTAGGCATCCGCGAGGACGGCGGAGTTCGCGAGCATCCCCGCGATCAGGATCACCTCAAGGATCTCGGCCCGGGTTGCGCCCTTCGCCATCGCGGACTGCATGTGGTACTCGACGCAATGGCTGCACTTGAGCGCGGCGCCCACCGCGAGGCTGATAAGCTCGATCGTCTTCGGTTCGAGCTGGCTGGTCTCGACGACGGCGCCCTTATAGAGGAGGTGTGAGATGAGGATCTCGGGACGTTCCGCCATCCGTTCAAAGATCAGGGGGACCCTGCCGTACTCGTTCTCGATCTCCCGGAGGAGATCCTCCGCGAAGACGTCCGACCCCCGCTCCATAACCTTCGTGAGTACCTTCTCGAAATCCATCGCATCTACACCAGTATTCTCGTTTCCGAGAAAGGTTTAATCCGAATCAATATGTAATTGCGCATCCGCGACGGCGTGACGTCGGCGATATCGTCGACCGTCACCCCTTCGGCGACCTCAAGCGACCGCACGTCGTCGGCATACGAATCGTAGGGGAGCTTCACCCGGAGCCCCTCCATCTGGGCGGTCACCGGCGTCGGGTGCGTAAGCATGCTGACCTCGTGGATCTTCTCTTCGATGATCGCCATCAGGCGGGGCGGGAAGACGGAGAGCGGGTCTTTTGCGAGAGCGTCCCGCCGCGCATCCAGGACGCGTGAGACCTCGTCCACCAGCTCGTCGAGTTTCCCGAGCTCCTCGGGGCGCTTGAACCGGTGCATGATCCTGCCGATCCCGCCCACGTATCCTTCGACGGGCGGGTCGATCGCCCGCATCAGGGTCTCCCGGTCGGGCGCGCCGGTCACCACGATCGGCACGTTGATCTCCCGGCGGATCGCCGGGAACTTCTGCCGGATGCACTCCTCGAAGTTGCCGAGCGCGTAGACCGCGAGATCGTGCTCGTTGATGACGTCCCGCTCCTCGTCGTTCAAATTTGCAATCCGCTTCCCGAACCCCCTCGCAAGCCCGACCATGTTGGTCTTCGCGCCCGACCGCCTGAGGTACTCGGCGATATCGCAGGCGACGTGGGGAAGATGATGGATCTCCAGACTCGGGCTCACGACGGCGATCTCCGTCCCGACGAGGGGCGCTTCGACCACCTCGCCGGCGAGCGGTTTTGCTATCCGGCGTATCATCTCGATGTCGTCACGCGGCACGAACGACTGGAGCACGACGTCCTGGGCCATGACGTGCTTCTGGACGATGTAGCCCCCGAGGTCGTCGATCAGGTCCATGATCTCGTCGTGCCGGTAGACACCTCCCTTGTAGGTCACCGGCACCAGTGTCGTCATAGCGTCACCTCCATCTTCTCAAAGAGCGGCACGACCGCCGTCTCCACGATGTCGGTCGGCAGGGTATCCTCGCTCGCCACGTAGTAAAACTTCCCTTCCCGGATGTACTGGCGGCGGACCTTGAACCCCTCGGGAGCGATATACTGGAGCGCGTAGATGACATCCTTATACAGGGTCTCGCTCGGATCGGCCACCACCAGCCGATCGAGATCCTCATCCCCGGCCACCCCTGCCGGGAGGACGACGGTGAACCGGTCCGGCTGGTCGACGTTCTCCTTGCCGTAGATCGCCCAGAGTTTCTGGAGGAGCGGCGCAAGATAGGTCTCGTCGCCGATATCGAGGACGATCTCTTTCTCGCCGCGGTTGACGTTGGCAAAGTCGGCGACGCGGATTGCACGCGGCATATGCCGCAGGAGCCCGGCGGCGACGAAGATCGGCACCTTCGGGTCGACGTAGATGTGCAGCCGGTCGATCACCTTGATGAGATCGAGGTCCTGGAGGACGTCGGCTGCAACCCGCTCGTAGGCCACTCTCCCGACCTCGTCCGGCGACTCGACCACGAAGTAGTTCAACGGGGGCATCTACTCTCCCTTGATGAAGCCCGACGCGAGCAGGGCGGATCCGACCGCGCCGATGTACTGCGAGTTGGGCGGGACGACGACCTCGGTCTGCAGGAGCTGGCCCATCGCGTAGACCAGCCCCTCGATCAGCGAGGTGCCGCCGACCATGATCACCGGTTCTTTGATGTCGACCTCCTGCAACTGCTGCTCGAAGACCTGCTCCGCGACGCTGTGGCAGGCCGCGGCCGCCACGTCCGCGGGCGAGCTCCCTGCCGCGAGGGCGTTCACCAGGCTCTGCGTCCCGAAGACAATGCAGTAACTGTTCATCGGGACGTTCTTGCCCATGCCCTTCATCGCAAGGGGACCGAGCTCGG from Methanoculleus chikugoensis encodes the following:
- the asnB gene encoding asparagine synthase (glutamine-hydrolyzing); amino-acid sequence: MCGIAGQFALNGEDADAALVGAMAERLAHRGPDGEGTFFSGSIGLAHRRLAIIDLSDEGRQPMGNEDGSLQIVFNGEIYNYREIREELSAAGHRFASATDTEVILHAYEEWGRDCLARFNGMWAFALWDGRRRELFCARDRLGVKPFYYTMAGGSFLFASEIKALRVHPGVGRRPNDRMLSTFLAWGVADHTAETMYDGIFQLPPAHTLVVSAEGVGEPERYWDFAMSGAPGGAEDEAAAQSVRALLTDAVRLRLRSDVPVGTCLSGGIDSSTVTALINVLLQAESPGSVGERQKTFSVCFDDPRFDESGHIDAVVAATNVVSRRTTPGTDGLWEDIERLLYMQDEPFASLSIYAQYCVMRLAQGEVKVVLDGQGADEQLGGYIAYQAPYIRGLLRRRKFLAALREGIGSARHHRSFFSWAAAQSRVRSERRGLLRGSPPEVLRYAGSLEEVLKREVTASNLPLLLHWEDRNSMAFSIEARVPFLDYRLVEYLGLLPLDQKIRGGVTKYVLRRAIRGLVPDAVRCRMDKMGFVTPEEVWMKGELAPRILELFSTPEFGERPYWDAERVLENYREFLEGKSPYSTEFWRIACAEMWLREFDA
- a CDS encoding carboxymuconolactone decarboxylase family protein encodes the protein MDFEKVLTKVMERGSDVFAEDLLREIENEYGRVPLIFERMAERPEILISHLLYKGAVVETSQLEPKTIELISLAVGAALKCSHCVEYHMQSAMAKGATRAEILEVILIAGMLANSAVLADAYRVVNGSTPCPSCDINGTGLDKTCSDK
- a CDS encoding methanogenesis marker 7 protein, whose product is MTTLVPVTYKGGVYRHDEIMDLIDDLGGYIVQKHVMAQDVVLQSFVPRDDIEMIRRIAKPLAGEVVEAPLVGTEIAVVSPSLEIHHLPHVACDIAEYLRRSGAKTNMVGLARGFGKRIANLNDEERDVINEHDLAVYALGNFEECIRQKFPAIRREINVPIVVTGAPDRETLMRAIDPPVEGYVGGIGRIMHRFKRPEELGKLDELVDEVSRVLDARRDALAKDPLSVFPPRLMAIIEEKIHEVSMLTHPTPVTAQMEGLRVKLPYDSYADDVRSLEVAEGVTVDDIADVTPSRMRNYILIRIKPFSETRILV
- a CDS encoding methanogenesis marker 17 protein, which gives rise to MPPLNYFVVESPDEVGRVAYERVAADVLQDLDLIKVIDRLHIYVDPKVPIFVAAGLLRHMPRAIRVADFANVNRGEKEIVLDIGDETYLAPLLQKLWAIYGKENVDQPDRFTVVLPAGVAGDEDLDRLVVADPSETLYKDVIYALQYIAPEGFKVRRQYIREGKFYYVASEDTLPTDIVETAVVPLFEKMEVTL